One Meleagris gallopavo isolate NT-WF06-2002-E0010 breed Aviagen turkey brand Nicholas breeding stock chromosome 11, Turkey_5.1, whole genome shotgun sequence genomic region harbors:
- the CHRNG gene encoding acetylcholine receptor subunit gamma isoform X1, translated as MRCSDLLLLLLALCALPGISCRNQEEKLLQDLMTNYNRHLRPALRGDQVIDVTLKLTLTNLISLNEREETLTTNVWIEMQWSDYRLRWDPDKYDDIQQLRVPSTMVWLPDIVLENNIDGTFEITLYTNVLVYPDGSIYWLPPAIYRSSCSIHVTYFPFDWQNCTMVFQSQTYSANEINLLLTVEEGQTIEWIFIDPEAFTENGEWAIKHRPARKIINSGRFTPDDIQYQQVVFYLIIQRKPLFYIINIIVPCVLISSMAVLVYFLPAKAGGQKCTVSINVLLAQTVFLFLIAQKVPETSQAVPLIGKYLTFLMVVTVVIVVNAVIVLNVSLRTPNTHSMSQRVRQVWLHLLPRYLGMHMPEEAPGPPPATRRRSSLGLMVKADEYMLWKARTELLFEKQKERDGLMKTVLEKIGRGLDNNCAQDFCQSLEEASPEIRACVEACNHIANATREQNDFSSENEEWILVGRVIDRVCFFIMASLFVCGTIGIFLMAHFNQAPALPFPGDPKTYLPP; from the exons ATGCGCTGCTCcgatctcctcctcctcctcctcgcccTCTGTGCCCTGCCAG GTATAAGCTGCAGGAATCAGGAGGAGAAGCTGCTCCAGGACCTGATGACCAACTATAATCGCCACCTGCGCCCAGCGCTGCGTGGAGACCAGGTCATTGACGTCACCCTCAAACTCACCCTcaccaacctcatctccctg AATGAGCGGGAGGAGACCCTCACCACCAATGTTTGGATCGAGATG CAATGGTCCGACTATCGCCTGCGGTGGGACCCTGATAAATACGATGACATCCAGCAGCTGCGGGTGCCCTCCACCATGGTTTGGCTGCCCGACATTGTCTTGGAGAACAA CATTGATGGGACATTCGAGATCACGCTGTACACCAACGTGCTGGTGTACCCTGATGGCAGTATCTACTGGCTGCCCCCTGCCATCTACCgcagctcctgctccatccACGTCACCTACTTCCCCTTTGACTGGCAGAACTGCACCATGGTCTTCCA GTCCCAGACCTACAGTGCGAACGAAATCAACCTGCTGCTGACAGTGGAGGAAGGCCAGACAATAGAGTGGATCTTCATTGACCCTGAAGCCTTCACAG AGAATGGAGAATGGGCCATCAAGCACCGCCCTGCACGGAAGATCATCAACTCGGGGCGCTTCACCCCAGATGACATCCAGTACCAGCAGGTGGTCTTTTACCTCATCATCCAACGCAAGCCGCTCTTCTACATCATCAACATCATCGTGCCCTGCGTCCTCATCTCTTCCATGGCTGTGCTGGTCTACTTTCTGCCTGCCAAAG CGGGGGGGCAGAAGTGCACCGTCTCCATCAACGTCCTTCTGGCCCAGActgtctttctcttcctcattgCCCAGAAGGTGCCCGAGACCTCCCAGGCAGTGCCACTCATCGGGAA GTACCTGACCTTCCTCATGGTGGTGACAGTGGTGATCGTGGTGAATGCTGTCATCGTCCTCAACGTCTCACTGAGAACACCCAACACTCACTCCATGTCTCAGAGGGTGCGCCAG GTGTGGCTGCACCTCCTGCCCCGCTACCTGGGCATGCACATGCCAGAAGAGGCCCCGGGGCCGCCGCCAGCCACCCGGCGACGCAGTTCCCTGGGGCTGATGGTGAAAGCCGATGAGTACATGCTATGGAAAGCCCGGACTGAGCTTCTCTTTGAGAAGCAGAAGGAGAGAGATGGACTGATGAAAACCGTGCTGGAGAAGATTG GACGTGGCCTGGACAACAACTGTGCACAGGACTTCTGCCAGAGCCTGGAGGAGGCGAGCCCCGAGATCCGGGCGTGCGTTGAGGCCTGCAACCACATTGCCAACGCCACGCGAGAGCAGAATGACTTCAGCAGC GAGAACGAAGAGTGGATCCTGGTGGGGAGAGTGATTGACCGCGTCTGCTTCTTCATCATGGCCTCGCTCTTTGTGTGCGGCACCATTGGCATCTTCCTCATGGCTCACTTCAATCAGGCGCCTGCCCTGCCCTTCCCTGGGGACCCCAAGACGTACCTGCCCCCATGA
- the CHRNG gene encoding acetylcholine receptor subunit gamma isoform X2, giving the protein MRCSDLLLLLLALCALPGISCRNQEEKLLQDLMTNYNRHLRPALRGDQNEREETLTTNVWIEMQWSDYRLRWDPDKYDDIQQLRVPSTMVWLPDIVLENNIDGTFEITLYTNVLVYPDGSIYWLPPAIYRSSCSIHVTYFPFDWQNCTMVFQSQTYSANEINLLLTVEEGQTIEWIFIDPEAFTENGEWAIKHRPARKIINSGRFTPDDIQYQQVVFYLIIQRKPLFYIINIIVPCVLISSMAVLVYFLPAKAGGQKCTVSINVLLAQTVFLFLIAQKVPETSQAVPLIGKYLTFLMVVTVVIVVNAVIVLNVSLRTPNTHSMSQRVRQVWLHLLPRYLGMHMPEEAPGPPPATRRRSSLGLMVKADEYMLWKARTELLFEKQKERDGLMKTVLEKIGRGLDNNCAQDFCQSLEEASPEIRACVEACNHIANATREQNDFSSENEEWILVGRVIDRVCFFIMASLFVCGTIGIFLMAHFNQAPALPFPGDPKTYLPP; this is encoded by the exons ATGCGCTGCTCcgatctcctcctcctcctcctcgcccTCTGTGCCCTGCCAG GTATAAGCTGCAGGAATCAGGAGGAGAAGCTGCTCCAGGACCTGATGACCAACTATAATCGCCACCTGCGCCCAGCGCTGCGTGGAGACCAG AATGAGCGGGAGGAGACCCTCACCACCAATGTTTGGATCGAGATG CAATGGTCCGACTATCGCCTGCGGTGGGACCCTGATAAATACGATGACATCCAGCAGCTGCGGGTGCCCTCCACCATGGTTTGGCTGCCCGACATTGTCTTGGAGAACAA CATTGATGGGACATTCGAGATCACGCTGTACACCAACGTGCTGGTGTACCCTGATGGCAGTATCTACTGGCTGCCCCCTGCCATCTACCgcagctcctgctccatccACGTCACCTACTTCCCCTTTGACTGGCAGAACTGCACCATGGTCTTCCA GTCCCAGACCTACAGTGCGAACGAAATCAACCTGCTGCTGACAGTGGAGGAAGGCCAGACAATAGAGTGGATCTTCATTGACCCTGAAGCCTTCACAG AGAATGGAGAATGGGCCATCAAGCACCGCCCTGCACGGAAGATCATCAACTCGGGGCGCTTCACCCCAGATGACATCCAGTACCAGCAGGTGGTCTTTTACCTCATCATCCAACGCAAGCCGCTCTTCTACATCATCAACATCATCGTGCCCTGCGTCCTCATCTCTTCCATGGCTGTGCTGGTCTACTTTCTGCCTGCCAAAG CGGGGGGGCAGAAGTGCACCGTCTCCATCAACGTCCTTCTGGCCCAGActgtctttctcttcctcattgCCCAGAAGGTGCCCGAGACCTCCCAGGCAGTGCCACTCATCGGGAA GTACCTGACCTTCCTCATGGTGGTGACAGTGGTGATCGTGGTGAATGCTGTCATCGTCCTCAACGTCTCACTGAGAACACCCAACACTCACTCCATGTCTCAGAGGGTGCGCCAG GTGTGGCTGCACCTCCTGCCCCGCTACCTGGGCATGCACATGCCAGAAGAGGCCCCGGGGCCGCCGCCAGCCACCCGGCGACGCAGTTCCCTGGGGCTGATGGTGAAAGCCGATGAGTACATGCTATGGAAAGCCCGGACTGAGCTTCTCTTTGAGAAGCAGAAGGAGAGAGATGGACTGATGAAAACCGTGCTGGAGAAGATTG GACGTGGCCTGGACAACAACTGTGCACAGGACTTCTGCCAGAGCCTGGAGGAGGCGAGCCCCGAGATCCGGGCGTGCGTTGAGGCCTGCAACCACATTGCCAACGCCACGCGAGAGCAGAATGACTTCAGCAGC GAGAACGAAGAGTGGATCCTGGTGGGGAGAGTGATTGACCGCGTCTGCTTCTTCATCATGGCCTCGCTCTTTGTGTGCGGCACCATTGGCATCTTCCTCATGGCTCACTTCAATCAGGCGCCTGCCCTGCCCTTCCCTGGGGACCCCAAGACGTACCTGCCCCCATGA